The following are encoded together in the Blastocatellia bacterium genome:
- a CDS encoding NYN domain-containing protein produces the protein MAASRGKTICFIDNANVYHGQIENGWRIDWQKFTRFLEENGEVWQTYFFASETDPPSDGATAFYQFLKEDLRWEVVLYTLGKKTMRCNECGHEHTTYAEKGVDVGLATKMLMLAVNQAYETAILVSGDRDYVETVQHIKGRGLRVEIIAWRAGLSNELAGESSSPVVHLDDLREQIEMK, from the coding sequence ATGGCGGCATCCCGCGGCAAAACGATCTGTTTCATTGACAACGCAAACGTCTATCACGGCCAGATCGAAAACGGCTGGCGCATCGATTGGCAAAAATTCACCCGCTTTCTCGAAGAGAACGGCGAAGTCTGGCAGACCTACTTCTTCGCTTCCGAGACCGACCCGCCGAGTGACGGCGCGACGGCTTTCTACCAGTTCCTCAAAGAAGACCTGCGGTGGGAGGTCGTTTTGTACACGCTCGGCAAAAAGACCATGCGCTGCAACGAGTGCGGCCACGAGCATACGACCTATGCCGAAAAGGGCGTAGACGTTGGGCTGGCGACCAAGATGCTGATGCTCGCCGTCAATCAGGCGTACGAAACGGCCATCCTGGTTTCGGGTGATCGCGACTACGTTGAAACCGTCCAACACATCAAAGGCCGCGGCCTGCGCGTCGAGATCATCGCCTGGCGCGCCGGGCTGAGCAACGAGCTGGCCGGCGAATCCTCGTCCCCTGTCGTCCATCTTGACGACCTGCGCGAGCAGATTGAGATGAAGTAA
- a CDS encoding pseudouridine-5'-phosphate glycosidase, producing the protein MTSDFLHVSEDVRDAQANGRAVVALETTVIAHGLPRPLNLETARECEAVVVREGAHPATIGIIDGRLTVGLSEAEIERFGAGRAPDGDAIEKVGLNNLAGVIGRRGWGATTVAATLRIAALAGLRVFATGGIGGVHRGASETFDVSADLTALGRTPLVCVCAGAKAILDLPKTVEVLETLGVPIVGYRTQAFPAFYSRESGLSVDVTVNSPDEAAELALDHWRTGGKSAVLVCAPVPEAYELPRQEAERAVESAITMAEEKGIRGKALTPFLLTQMKELTAGQTLTTNRALLINNAAIAAQIAVCMVKRS; encoded by the coding sequence ATGACCAGTGACTTTCTTCATGTCTCGGAAGACGTGCGCGACGCGCAGGCGAATGGGCGCGCGGTGGTGGCGCTCGAAACGACCGTGATCGCGCACGGCTTGCCGCGCCCGCTCAACCTTGAAACGGCGCGCGAGTGTGAAGCTGTCGTTGTTCGTGAAGGCGCCCACCCGGCCACCATCGGCATCATTGATGGCCGCCTGACCGTCGGCCTGAGCGAGGCGGAGATCGAACGCTTCGGCGCAGGCCGCGCGCCCGACGGCGACGCGATTGAAAAAGTCGGCTTGAATAACCTGGCAGGCGTGATCGGGCGACGCGGCTGGGGAGCAACGACCGTGGCAGCGACCCTGCGCATCGCCGCACTCGCGGGCCTGCGCGTCTTTGCGACCGGCGGCATCGGCGGCGTGCATCGCGGCGCCAGCGAGACCTTTGATGTGTCGGCGGATTTGACCGCGCTCGGACGCACGCCTCTGGTCTGCGTCTGCGCCGGCGCTAAAGCGATCCTTGATCTGCCGAAGACGGTCGAGGTGCTGGAAACCCTCGGCGTGCCCATTGTCGGTTATCGCACACAGGCGTTCCCGGCCTTCTATTCACGCGAGAGCGGCTTGAGTGTAGATGTCACGGTGAACTCGCCCGATGAAGCTGCCGAGCTCGCACTTGATCACTGGCGCACAGGCGGAAAGTCTGCGGTGCTGGTCTGCGCGCCGGTGCCTGAAGCTTACGAGCTGCCGCGTCAGGAAGCCGAGCGCGCCGTCGAAAGCGCAATCACGATGGCCGAAGAGAAAGGCATTCGCGGCAAGGCGCTGACGCCGTTTCTATTGACGCAGATGAAAGAGCTGACCGCCGGCCAGACGCTCACCACGAATCGGGCGCTGCTCATAAACAATGCTGCCATCGCCGCGCAGATCGCCGTCTGCATGGTTAAGCGGTCATAG
- a CDS encoding methylated-DNA--[protein]-cysteine S-methyltransferase produces MNTLPTTNTVDGLQARQIETPLGAMLALANHEGLHLLEFVDRRELESEIAALRARSKQPIEPGTNAHLETISRELQAYFAGRELTFTVPLIVGGSAFERDVWAKLQTIPPGATWSYAELATCLGNPRAVRAVGRANGRNSLAVVIPCHRVIRSDGNLCGYGGGIWRKKWLLEHERNVIGPTVSSGEQLTLNYL; encoded by the coding sequence ATGAACACGCTGCCAACAACCAACACAGTGGACGGCTTGCAGGCGCGACAGATCGAAACGCCGCTCGGCGCAATGCTGGCGCTGGCCAATCACGAAGGCCTGCACCTGCTTGAGTTCGTAGACCGGCGCGAGCTGGAGAGCGAGATCGCTGCGCTGCGGGCGCGGAGTAAACAGCCCATCGAGCCGGGCACAAACGCGCACCTCGAAACGATCAGCCGGGAATTGCAAGCCTACTTCGCGGGCAGGGAACTGACTTTTACGGTGCCGCTGATTGTAGGCGGCTCGGCGTTTGAGCGCGATGTGTGGGCAAAGCTACAAACGATCCCGCCGGGCGCGACCTGGTCGTACGCCGAGCTGGCCACCTGCCTCGGCAACCCGCGGGCCGTGCGCGCCGTCGGTCGCGCCAATGGCAGGAACTCGCTGGCGGTGGTGATCCCCTGCCATCGCGTGATCCGCTCGGATGGTAACCTGTGCGGCTACGGCGGCGGCATCTGGCGGAAGAAGTGGCTGCTCGAACATGAGCGCAATGTCATCGGGCCGACCGTATCGAGCGGCGAACAGTTGACGCTCAACTATCTATGA
- a CDS encoding parallel beta-helix domain-containing protein, with protein MTASATQVSLEQPRRARRPRRLWLKFLLTLILLLVAGFIALGAWPAPKDFAGDEGLTGVNPNGGGLLRPFPSMVVRGDNDTNDAKFKERVALGRLLFFDPILSGDNSVSCATCHHPDLGFGDGRGLAMGKGGKGLGPERAGGADVRRGAPSIWNAAYNHLQFWDGRARDLEAQAEGPIKSDVEMNENPDILVGELKNIPEYAQKFDAAFGGASGSGITFENVTKAVAAFERTLTANNAPFDRYAAGDRSALSAAQVRGFDLFRSGRTRCFECHGMPTFANRDFKIVGVPDLDSNNPDFGRFDVTKGEGNKYAFKVPTLRNVVLNAPYMHNGKFKTLEEVLDFYAAGGGPGVGFKAAKVDDKIHTYSITAEEKQDLIAFLYALVDESNLPQIPERVPSGMAVVPHLDNPARALIARYNTGSPKEEVASRAPQTLTVKAGEAIQAAVNRARPGDTIEVMPGVYREEVKIDLDSITLRGIADAKATPSRPVFEGDGKLSDAVINTGSNFVIENFDVQHYIANGIVAQHARNVTFRNLMINTTGLYGVYPVSCTGVEIDHCVATGIADAALYVGQSRDIRVHDSEAYANVTGIEIENSINAVVENNFVHDNAGGLLVFVLPNNVSKVGRDCLVRNNRIIENNHANFGNPNAIVSNVPPGSGLLVMAADNTEVTGNEIRGNQSYGVLVCGLDIAFPKGTAFDVGPTPENTFVHDNRYADNGKSPSEKYKEGGIPGADLVWDLSGWSNRWSETNVTRATPVLNASWPTFARRAEWRILKFMEKYL; from the coding sequence ATGACCGCATCGGCAACCCAGGTTTCTCTTGAACAGCCGCGCCGCGCCCGGCGACCGCGACGTCTGTGGCTCAAGTTTTTGCTGACGCTCATCCTTCTACTGGTCGCCGGCTTCATCGCCCTCGGCGCGTGGCCCGCGCCCAAAGATTTTGCCGGCGACGAAGGGCTCACCGGCGTCAACCCGAACGGCGGCGGATTGCTGCGGCCCTTCCCTTCGATGGTCGTGCGCGGCGATAACGACACCAACGATGCGAAGTTCAAAGAGCGTGTTGCGCTTGGGCGGCTGCTCTTCTTCGACCCGATTCTTTCGGGCGATAACAGTGTCTCGTGCGCGACCTGTCATCACCCCGACCTCGGCTTCGGTGACGGGCGCGGCCTGGCGATGGGCAAAGGTGGCAAGGGGCTAGGCCCTGAGCGCGCCGGCGGCGCTGACGTGAGGCGCGGCGCGCCGAGCATTTGGAATGCGGCTTACAATCACCTGCAATTCTGGGATGGCCGCGCCCGCGACCTCGAAGCGCAAGCCGAAGGGCCGATCAAGAGCGATGTCGAGATGAACGAGAACCCCGACATCCTGGTCGGCGAGCTCAAGAACATTCCCGAATACGCGCAGAAGTTCGACGCCGCCTTTGGCGGCGCCAGCGGTTCGGGGATCACCTTTGAAAACGTCACCAAAGCGGTCGCCGCTTTCGAGCGCACCCTGACGGCCAACAATGCGCCGTTCGACCGTTATGCGGCGGGCGACCGCTCGGCGCTGTCGGCGGCGCAGGTGCGCGGCTTCGATCTCTTCCGCTCAGGGCGCACGCGCTGCTTCGAGTGCCACGGCATGCCGACGTTCGCCAACCGCGATTTCAAGATTGTTGGCGTCCCCGATCTCGACAGCAACAATCCCGACTTCGGTCGCTTCGACGTGACCAAAGGCGAAGGCAACAAGTACGCCTTTAAAGTGCCGACGCTACGCAACGTCGTCTTGAACGCGCCGTACATGCACAATGGCAAATTCAAGACGCTCGAAGAGGTGCTGGACTTCTACGCCGCGGGCGGCGGGCCCGGTGTCGGCTTCAAGGCCGCGAAAGTTGACGACAAGATTCATACCTACTCGATCACCGCGGAAGAGAAGCAAGACTTGATCGCCTTCCTTTATGCGCTGGTGGACGAGTCGAACCTGCCGCAGATTCCCGAGCGCGTGCCGTCTGGAATGGCGGTCGTGCCGCACCTCGACAATCCGGCGCGGGCGCTGATTGCCAGGTACAACACCGGCTCGCCGAAAGAAGAAGTCGCCAGCCGCGCGCCGCAGACGCTGACGGTCAAAGCCGGCGAGGCGATTCAGGCGGCGGTCAATCGCGCGCGACCGGGCGACACCATCGAAGTGATGCCCGGCGTCTATCGCGAAGAGGTCAAGATTGACCTCGACAGCATCACGCTGCGCGGCATCGCGGACGCGAAAGCGACGCCGTCGCGCCCGGTCTTTGAGGGCGACGGCAAACTCTCGGATGCGGTCATCAACACCGGCAGCAATTTCGTCATCGAAAACTTCGACGTACAGCATTACATCGCTAACGGCATCGTCGCGCAGCACGCCCGCAACGTCACCTTCCGCAACTTGATGATAAACACCACGGGACTCTACGGCGTCTACCCGGTGAGCTGTACGGGCGTCGAGATCGATCATTGCGTTGCCACAGGCATTGCCGACGCGGCGCTCTACGTCGGCCAGTCGCGCGACATTCGCGTCCACGACAGCGAAGCCTATGCCAACGTCACCGGCATCGAGATTGAAAACTCGATCAACGCCGTTGTCGAAAACAATTTCGTGCATGACAACGCCGGCGGCCTGCTGGTTTTCGTGCTGCCGAACAACGTTTCGAAGGTCGGGCGCGATTGCCTCGTCCGCAACAATCGCATCATTGAAAACAACCACGCGAACTTCGGCAACCCGAACGCGATTGTCTCGAACGTGCCGCCCGGATCGGGCCTCCTGGTGATGGCGGCGGACAACACCGAAGTCACCGGCAACGAGATTCGCGGCAACCAGAGCTATGGCGTGCTGGTCTGCGGCCTCGACATCGCCTTCCCGAAAGGCACGGCGTTCGATGTCGGGCCGACGCCGGAAAACACCTTCGTCCACGACAACCGCTACGCCGACAACGGCAAGTCGCCATCGGAAAAATATAAAGAAGGCGGCATACCGGGGGCCGATCTGGTGTGGGACCTGTCGGGCTGGTCGAATCGCTGGAGCGAGACGAATGTAACGCGCGCCACGCCGGTCTTGAATGCGAGCTGGCCGACCTTCGCGCGCCGCGCCGAGTGGCGCATCTTGAAGTTCATGGAAAAATACCTGTAA
- a CDS encoding MIP/aquaporin family protein, which translates to MSKAVAAAGNIEMTEPPGKSLLASPLAGACLGEFFGTFVVILVGDGAVAAAVFTGALDGWAVAVMWGLAVTFAIYVASPVSEAHFNPAVTLTMAVFRGFPAKRILPYILSQIAGAFTASACVYWLWHGFWQPTAEKLGVEIGGPGSQKLMAIFSCFYPNPGGVGVDAAALAKVSTSSAFFVEVVLTAFLMMMIFALTEPDKPGLPEAGLGPVFIGLTVTAIVGLGGSLTMDAVNPVRDFGPRLFAYAAGFGKIAFPGPRGNEWWLYIVAPIIGGPLGAAAYRYLVCRFLPATKK; encoded by the coding sequence ATGTCGAAAGCCGTTGCCGCAGCCGGAAACATTGAAATGACCGAACCACCCGGCAAGAGCTTGCTTGCCTCGCCGCTCGCGGGCGCCTGCCTCGGCGAATTCTTTGGCACGTTCGTCGTCATCCTGGTCGGCGATGGCGCAGTCGCCGCGGCGGTCTTCACCGGCGCGCTCGATGGCTGGGCGGTGGCGGTGATGTGGGGGTTGGCGGTGACCTTTGCCATCTACGTCGCCAGCCCTGTGTCAGAAGCGCACTTCAACCCGGCGGTGACGCTGACGATGGCCGTGTTTCGCGGCTTCCCGGCGAAACGTATTCTGCCTTACATTCTCAGCCAGATCGCCGGCGCGTTTACGGCGTCGGCTTGCGTCTACTGGCTATGGCATGGCTTCTGGCAGCCGACGGCGGAAAAGCTCGGCGTCGAGATCGGCGGGCCGGGGAGCCAAAAACTGATGGCCATCTTCTCGTGCTTCTATCCCAACCCCGGCGGCGTCGGCGTGGACGCCGCCGCGCTGGCGAAAGTCAGCACGTCGAGCGCGTTCTTCGTCGAAGTCGTGCTGACGGCTTTCCTGATGATGATGATCTTCGCCTTGACCGAGCCTGATAAGCCGGGGCTGCCTGAAGCGGGCCTGGGGCCGGTCTTCATCGGGCTGACGGTGACGGCGATTGTCGGCCTCGGCGGGTCGCTGACGATGGACGCGGTCAACCCTGTGCGCGATTTCGGGCCGCGACTGTTTGCTTATGCGGCAGGCTTCGGGAAGATTGCTTTTCCCGGCCCGCGGGGTAATGAATGGTGGCTCTACATCGTCGCACCGATCATCGGCGGGCCGCTCGGGGCGGCGGCTTACCGTTATCTCGTCTGCCGCTTTCTGCCGGCGACGAAGAAGTGA
- the pheA gene encoding prephenate dehydratase has translation MIDASKRIKAAFQGERGAFSEDAARQLLGPAVETLAYRSFDEMFDAVSAGAADCAVAPIENSLAGSVIRNYDLLEERELTIIGETNVRIIHNLIAPAGVGLDDVRHVYSHPVALAQCERFLRAQPQLAAEVAYDTAGSVKMVMERGRRDEAAIAGATAAEVYGAQIIASGIEDNPANFTRFLLLAQPERAAEIATTNRDAERKTTIIFRVANQPGSLFRALAVFALRDIDLTKIESRPIEGRPWEYSFYLDLIGDRHEPRIERALMHLGEMIESIRVLGSYPKAVTSDE, from the coding sequence ATGATCGACGCAAGCAAGAGAATCAAGGCCGCGTTTCAGGGCGAGCGCGGCGCGTTTAGCGAAGACGCGGCGCGTCAACTGCTCGGCCCGGCGGTCGAAACGCTTGCCTATCGCAGCTTTGATGAGATGTTCGACGCCGTCTCCGCGGGCGCTGCCGATTGCGCCGTCGCGCCGATTGAAAACAGCCTCGCCGGCTCGGTCATCCGCAACTATGACCTGCTCGAAGAGCGCGAGTTGACGATCATCGGCGAAACCAACGTCCGCATCATTCACAACCTGATCGCGCCCGCGGGCGTCGGCCTCGATGACGTGCGCCACGTCTATTCGCACCCGGTGGCGCTGGCGCAGTGCGAACGCTTCCTGCGGGCTCAGCCGCAACTGGCCGCCGAAGTCGCTTACGACACCGCCGGCAGCGTCAAGATGGTCATGGAGCGCGGACGGCGCGACGAAGCGGCCATCGCCGGCGCCACCGCCGCTGAAGTGTATGGCGCGCAGATCATTGCTTCGGGCATTGAAGACAACCCGGCTAACTTCACGCGCTTTCTCTTGCTAGCGCAGCCGGAGCGCGCCGCCGAGATTGCGACGACGAACCGCGACGCCGAGCGCAAGACGACTATCATCTTCCGCGTCGCCAACCAGCCGGGCTCGTTGTTTCGGGCGCTGGCCGTCTTCGCGCTGCGCGACATTGACCTGACGAAGATCGAATCGCGGCCCATTGAAGGCCGCCCCTGGGAGTATTCATTCTATCTCGACCTGATCGGCGACCGGCACGAGCCGCGCATTGAGCGCGCCCTCATGCACCTCGGCGAGATGATCGAGAGCATCCGCGTGCTCGGCAGCTATCCGAAGGCGGTGACAAGTGACGAGTGA
- the aroF gene encoding 3-deoxy-7-phosphoheptulonate synthase, which yields MIIAMRSDATEEQIEFVCESIRHYGYKPHVIRGEERVVIGAIGHGDNKDHLQSLRSVDGVENVVPILQPYKVVGRELKQAKTIVQVGDLEIGGSQFVVMAGPCSVETREQLLETAEGVKSAGAQVLRGGAYKPRTSPYDFQGLEVEGLKLLAEARERTGLKIITEVVTTEDTEVVAEYADILQVGARNMQNFALLKRLGRINKPVLLKRGMSSTIKELLLSAEYIVTHGNDQVMLCERGIRTFETATRNTLDLAAVPLLNELSHLPVVVDPSHATGKRSLVRPAAKAAIAIGADGLIIEVHPRPHEAWSDGPQSVTPQMFAEIMEDVRRYAAMESRHIS from the coding sequence ATGATTATCGCTATGCGCTCGGACGCCACCGAAGAGCAGATCGAATTCGTCTGCGAGAGCATCCGTCATTATGGTTACAAACCGCACGTCATTCGCGGCGAAGAGCGCGTCGTCATCGGCGCGATTGGCCACGGCGACAACAAAGACCATCTGCAATCGCTGCGCTCCGTAGATGGCGTCGAAAACGTCGTGCCGATTCTCCAGCCTTATAAGGTCGTCGGCCGCGAGCTGAAACAGGCAAAGACCATCGTGCAGGTCGGCGACCTGGAGATCGGCGGCTCGCAGTTCGTCGTCATGGCCGGCCCTTGCTCGGTCGAAACTCGCGAGCAGTTGCTGGAGACGGCCGAAGGCGTCAAGTCCGCCGGCGCGCAGGTCTTGCGCGGCGGCGCGTACAAGCCGCGCACCTCGCCTTACGATTTTCAAGGGCTCGAAGTCGAAGGCTTGAAGCTGCTGGCCGAAGCCCGCGAGCGCACAGGGTTGAAGATCATCACCGAAGTGGTGACGACCGAAGACACCGAAGTCGTCGCCGAATACGCCGACATCCTGCAAGTCGGCGCGCGCAACATGCAGAACTTCGCCTTGCTCAAGCGGCTCGGACGCATCAACAAGCCTGTGCTGCTGAAGCGCGGCATGAGCTCGACGATCAAAGAGCTGCTGCTGTCGGCCGAATACATCGTCACGCACGGCAACGATCAGGTGATGCTGTGCGAACGTGGCATCCGCACCTTTGAAACGGCGACGCGCAACACGCTCGACCTGGCGGCGGTGCCGCTGCTCAACGAGCTGAGCCACCTGCCGGTGGTCGTTGACCCTTCACACGCCACAGGCAAGCGCAGCCTGGTGCGCCCGGCGGCGAAAGCCGCCATCGCGATTGGCGCCGACGGCTTGATTATCGAAGTCCACCCGCGCCCGCACGAAGCATGGTCGGATGGGCCGCAGTCGGTCACGCCGCAAATGTTTGCAGAGATCATGGAAGATGTGCGCCGCTACGCAGCGATGGAATCGCGGCATATCAGCTGA
- a CDS encoding DinB family protein, whose amino-acid sequence MRKLTLALLVMLIGGALLNANAQQAATAAADPHMTADERAQVIKWMNDTQKEYLDRLEHVSEAQWNWRPAPFRWTVGEVAEHIMLTEARLFAAVERALGTPENPDWQAKTRGKDAFIARALPNRGVRAQAPVEIRPTGKLSRDEVVRRYKALRARALEFARTTDAPLKAHTIEHPFPVFNTLNAYDWLIYIPLHNERHNKQMAEVMAAPGYPK is encoded by the coding sequence ATGCGAAAGCTCACGCTTGCCTTGTTGGTGATGTTGATTGGTGGCGCGCTTCTCAATGCCAATGCCCAGCAAGCCGCGACGGCGGCGGCGGACCCGCACATGACGGCTGACGAACGCGCACAGGTCATCAAGTGGATGAACGACACGCAGAAGGAGTATCTCGACCGCCTCGAACACGTAAGCGAGGCGCAATGGAACTGGCGGCCCGCGCCGTTTCGCTGGACGGTCGGTGAAGTCGCCGAGCACATCATGCTCACGGAAGCTCGCCTCTTCGCCGCGGTCGAGAGGGCGCTCGGCACGCCGGAAAATCCCGACTGGCAGGCGAAGACCCGCGGCAAAGATGCCTTCATCGCACGCGCGCTGCCCAATCGTGGCGTCCGCGCCCAGGCCCCTGTCGAGATTCGCCCGACCGGCAAGCTGTCACGCGACGAAGTCGTCCGGCGCTACAAAGCGCTGCGGGCGCGCGCCCTGGAATTCGCCCGCACCACCGACGCGCCGCTCAAAGCGCACACTATCGAGCATCCCTTCCCTGTCTTCAACACGCTGAATGCCTATGACTGGCTGATCTACATCCCGCTGCATAACGAGCGGCACAACAAACAGATGGCCGAAGTCATGGCCGCGCCCGGCTATCCCAAATAG